GCGTGCTTCGGGTCCGCGCGCACGACGCCCGACGACCCGGTCTACGCGATCGGCGAGAGTGTCGGCCGCAAGCTGACCGCGGCCGGCTTCGCGGTGATCACCGGTGGCGGCCCCGGGGTGATGGAAGCGGTCAACAAGGGCGCCAGCGAGGCCGGTGGGATCAGTGTCGGGCTGGGCATCGAGCTGCCGTTCGAGTCGGGGCTCAACCAGTGGGTCGACATCGGCATCAACTTCCGCTACTTCTTCGCCCGCAAGACGATGTTCGTGAAGTACGCCCAGGGCTTCATCGTGCTGCCCGGCGGTCTGGGCACCCTCGACGAGCTGTTCGAGGCGCTCACCCTGCGGCAGACCCGGAAGGTCACCGGCTTCCCGCTCGTGCTGGTCGGGACCGACTACTGGCAGGGGATGATCGACTGGCTGCGCGACCGGGCGCTCACCCACGGCACCATCAGCCAGGCCGACATCGACATGCTCAAGCTCACCGACGACGTCGACGAGGCCGTGGCGATGATGGTCGCCGCCCGCGAGCAGCGGCCCTCGTCATGATGTGGTTCTTCGCGATCCTGATCGTGCTGGCCCTCGGCGGGGTCGCCGTGGTCGCCTCCGGACGCGGCACGCCCATGTCGCCGTCGTACGACGACGCCTACGACGCCTTGGTCCCCGCGCACGGACCGGTCACCGCCGACGACCTGCGGCGGATCCGCTTCCCCCTCGCCTTCCGCGGCTACCGGATGGCCGAGGTCGACGCACTGCTCCAGCGGCTCGCCGAGGAGCGTGAGGTCGCCGACGCCGAGGCCCGGCGGCGGTCCATGGGTTCGTCGCCCGTCGAGGTCGAGGGTGACGCGGAGCACTCTGACTAGGGCAGACTGATCGCCCGTGAAACCGGAGTACATCGTCGTGGTCCTCACCTTCCTGTCCGCGGTCGTCGTCGTGCTCACCCGGGTCCGCCTGTCGCAGGCGCGCGCGGCCGGCCAGGCGCAGGTCGGGATGGGCACCGTCAACGCCCACACGGCCTGCGGCACCGTGGCCGTGGTGCTGTGGGTGGCCTTCCTGGCCACCGGGCACGACAGCTCGCTGCTCGGGGTGGTGGGCCTGTTCAGCTACTGGCTGACCGCCGTCGTCGGCCTGTTGATCCTGTGGCGCTGGAAGCCGAGCCACGGTCGGCACGCGTCGAGCACCACCGACGACAGCTGGTCGGAGGGGCCCGGGCTCTCGATCCTGGCCCACGTCGGCATGCTGGTCGGCGTGCTCGTCTTCACGTGGTACTTCGGCACTCAGAGCTGATGCCGCCCACCTCTCGGGACCCTCGCCGCGGCCTGGCCGCGGCGGTGCTCGCCCTTGCCCTGGTGCCCGCGTCGTACGTCGTACCGGCGTCGTCCTCGGCGGCCGCGACGGCGGACCGGCCCGCGGTGATCGGACGCCGCGTCATCGGCCACTCCGTGCAGGGCCGCCCGCTCGTGGCCTGGCACCTGGGCGAGCCGGGGCGGCGGAGGGTCGTGCTGCTCGCGGTGATGCACGGCGACGAGGGCGCACCGCGCCGGATCCTGACCGATCTGCGCGACGGGCCGCCGGTGCACGACCTGAACCTCTGGGTGGTGCCGGTCTACAACCCCGACGGCCTGGCCGCCGGCACCCGCAAGAACGCCCACGGCGTCGACCTCAACCGCAACTACCCCTACCGGTGGATCCCCCAGTCCGGTGGCTACGAGTCCGGGCCGAGGCCTGCCTCGGAGCCGGAGACGCGGGCGATGATGCGGTTCCTGGCGCGGGTCCACCCGTCGTACGTCCTCTCGTTCCACCAGCCGCTGCACGCCGTGGACGTCACCGAGCGGCCGAGGTTCTCCCGCCGGGTCGCGCGGGCCCTCGGCCTGCCGATGACAAGGCTGGACTGCGGCAGCACCTGCCACGGCACGATGACGATGTGGTTCGACCACCGGTTCCCCGGCTTCGCCCTCACCGTGGAGTACGGCGCGTCCCCTTCGCGGGCCACCCTGCGCGCGGCGCCGGACAAGATCCTGCGGCTCTTCGGTGCCTGGCGTGGCGGCGTGGTCGGCGTACCCCGGTCGGGCTGAGCGCGACACCCGCCGATTGGTCCCAAACCGCAGGTTTTGGCTCCGAATCGTCGCCGTTTGGTCCCAAACCGCAACAGTCACGTCACAGGAGTGACCAGAGTGACGGCGCGTTACCGTCCCTCGAAGACCGGCTTCTCCTTGGCGACGAACGCCGCGACGGCGGCGGCGTGGTCGGCGGTTGCTCCGGTCAGTGTCATCTGGGTGGACTCGAAGGCGGCCGCGGCCGCGAAGTCGTGCCCGGCGGCGTACTCGACGGACTGCCGGATCGCACCCAGCGCGACGGTGGGTCCGGCCGCCAGCCGGGCGGCCAGGGTGCGGACCTCGTCGGCCAGCTCGGCGGAGGGTACGACGCGGGTGGCCAGGCCGAGCTCGAGGGCCTCCTCGGCCGGCACCGTGCGCGGGAAGTACAGCAGCTCGATCGCCTTCGCCCGGCCGACCAGCCGCTGGAGGGTGAAGCTCGAGCCCGTGTCGCAGGAGAGCGCGACGTTCGCGAAGGCCAGGTTGAAGCCGGCCGTCTCGGCCACGATCCGCAGGTCGCAGGCGAAGGCGAGGCTCGCCCCGGCGCCGGCTGCCACGCCGTTGACGGCGGCGATCACCGGCTTCCGCATGCCTACCAGGGTGGTCACGATCGGGTTGTAGTGCTCGTCGACGGTGCGGAACAACGCGTCGCTCGACTCGCTGTGCAGGATCTCGATGTGCTCCTTGAGGTCCTGCCCGACGCAGAACGCGCGACCGGTGCCGGTCAGCACGACGCAGCGCACCTCCGGGTCGTCGGCGACCTGGGTCACGGCGGCGAGCAGTGCTTCCTTGGTGGCCACGTCGAGGCTGTTCATGGCCTCGGGACGGTTGAACGTGATGGTCGCGACGCCGTCGGCGACCTCCAGCAGGACGGGTGAGTCGTCAGCGCTCATGCCCGCAGGCTATTCACCCGAGCGGTCAGGCGCGGAGGCAGCGTGCCACGAACCGGTCGGAGGCGGGCTTCAACCGCCGCGCCTCGCTGGTGAACAGCTCCGCGGCGGGACCTCCCGGCCAGTCGCGCGGCAGCAGCTCGGCCGGCAGCCCCGGGTCGGCGAACAGGAACTTGCGCCACTCGTGCACGAGCCGGAAGCGGGCCGCGAAGGAGGCCTCCTCCTCGTCGTCGTGGCGGGCGAGCTCGTGGCGCACGAGGTCGTCGGCCACGTCCGGCCAGCCGTCGTACGACGCCGCGAGGCCGGTCAGGTCCCAGGCGGTGACCGGATCGGGCCGCAGTTCCACCGCCACCGCGTGCCGGGCCCGGCCACCCGCCCGGGCCACGACGTCGTCGAGCTCGGGCCGGTCGTAGGGGCACAACCAGACTCCCGGAGCGTGCTCGGCGTGCCCGAGGTAGCTCAGCTCCTGCCGGAGCCGGCTGCGCGCCCCCCGGTCGCCCGGCAGCTCGACGAAGGTCAGGCGCCAGCGGCCGTCCCAGGTCTCGGGGCTGCTGCGGTAGATCCGGCCGGCCGCCTCGGACAGCCGCTCGATGGCACGCGGGGTGGCCCGGTAACCGGGAGCGGCGGCCACCCGGGTCGGCTCCAGCCAACCCTGCGCGGCCATCCGCGAGATCGCCGTCCGCACCGCCGGGGCAGCGATCCCCACCGGCTCGAGGAGCCGGATCAGGGCCGAGACGGGGGCCTGGTGGGCGCGGGACCGGAGGTGATCGCCGTACACGTCGAACAGGGCCGAACGGGCGCGCATGGCGTCACTGTGCCAGTACGACGTCGGGGTTGGGCGGGCGCGTGTCGCCGCGATAGGGGATAATGGCTCGACAACGGGCATGTGGGGGCTCTTTCTCCGCACGCCTCGGTTCCGAACCAACCAGAAGAGGTGCGCGGATGGCGGCAATGAAGCCGCGGACAGGTGACGGTCCGCTCGAGGTCACCAAGGAAGGCCGCGGCATCGTGATGCGGGTGCCGCTGGAAGGCGGTGGCCGCCTCGTGGTCGAGCTCAACGCCGACGAGGCGGGGGCGCTGGGAGACGCACTCAAGGAGGTCGTCGGCTGACGTGCCCGCGACCCTCGCCCTTCCCGCCCAGGTCTCGCCTCCTGCTTTCGCACTGAGCGACAAGACGCCGCTCGAGCTGGGCGGCGTCGAGGTGATGGCGTTCTCGTTCACCGCGGCCGACGGAGTGGTCGACCTCGGCCCGGAGGCCGCGGAGACCGGTGCCGCCCTGGGCCTCGACCTGACCGAGGCGCTGGCGGCGCACCGCGCGACCGGCAAGGCCGGCGAGATCGTGTCGGTGCCCGTCGCCGGCCGCGGCGCGCGCTCCGCCCTCCGGCTGGTGCTGCTGGTCGGCCTCGGCGACGGCACGGACGCCGACTTCCGCCGGGCCGGTGCCGCGCTGGCCCGGGCGACCACCGACCGCGACACGGTGGCGACCACGGTCGCCGCGTCCGGAGACGGCCACGCGCTGACCGCGTTCGTGGTCGGCGCGATGCTCGGCTC
This genomic window from Nocardioides cynanchi contains:
- a CDS encoding TIGR00730 family Rossman fold protein, coding for MTEKYKGPVVMRRNQVDGTTTDQRLLDSRGPSDWVHADPWRVLRIQAEFVEGFGALAELGPAVACFGSARTTPDDPVYAIGESVGRKLTAAGFAVITGGGPGVMEAVNKGASEAGGISVGLGIELPFESGLNQWVDIGINFRYFFARKTMFVKYAQGFIVLPGGLGTLDELFEALTLRQTRKVTGFPLVLVGTDYWQGMIDWLRDRALTHGTISQADIDMLKLTDDVDEAVAMMVAAREQRPSS
- a CDS encoding DivIVA domain-containing protein, which encodes MMWFFAILIVLALGGVAVVASGRGTPMSPSYDDAYDALVPAHGPVTADDLRRIRFPLAFRGYRMAEVDALLQRLAEEREVADAEARRRSMGSSPVEVEGDAEHSD
- a CDS encoding M14 family zinc carboxypeptidase encodes the protein MPPTSRDPRRGLAAAVLALALVPASYVVPASSSAAATADRPAVIGRRVIGHSVQGRPLVAWHLGEPGRRRVVLLAVMHGDEGAPRRILTDLRDGPPVHDLNLWVVPVYNPDGLAAGTRKNAHGVDLNRNYPYRWIPQSGGYESGPRPASEPETRAMMRFLARVHPSYVLSFHQPLHAVDVTERPRFSRRVARALGLPMTRLDCGSTCHGTMTMWFDHRFPGFALTVEYGASPSRATLRAAPDKILRLFGAWRGGVVGVPRSG
- a CDS encoding enoyl-CoA hydratase/isomerase family protein, which gives rise to MSADDSPVLLEVADGVATITFNRPEAMNSLDVATKEALLAAVTQVADDPEVRCVVLTGTGRAFCVGQDLKEHIEILHSESSDALFRTVDEHYNPIVTTLVGMRKPVIAAVNGVAAGAGASLAFACDLRIVAETAGFNLAFANVALSCDTGSSFTLQRLVGRAKAIELLYFPRTVPAEEALELGLATRVVPSAELADEVRTLAARLAAGPTVALGAIRQSVEYAAGHDFAAAAAFESTQMTLTGATADHAAAVAAFVAKEKPVFEGR
- a CDS encoding PaaX family transcriptional regulator C-terminal domain-containing protein, whose product is MRARSALFDVYGDHLRSRAHQAPVSALIRLLEPVGIAAPAVRTAISRMAAQGWLEPTRVAAAPGYRATPRAIERLSEAAGRIYRSSPETWDGRWRLTFVELPGDRGARSRLRQELSYLGHAEHAPGVWLCPYDRPELDDVVARAGGRARHAVAVELRPDPVTAWDLTGLAASYDGWPDVADDLVRHELARHDDEEEASFAARFRLVHEWRKFLFADPGLPAELLPRDWPGGPAAELFTSEARRLKPASDRFVARCLRA
- a CDS encoding DUF3117 domain-containing protein, coding for MAAMKPRTGDGPLEVTKEGRGIVMRVPLEGGGRLVVELNADEAGALGDALKEVVG